In Candidatus Binatia bacterium, the genomic stretch TTCAGGGGCTGCGCCGCCGGTACGCCTGGTCGAGCAACTCGATGGGGTGCACGACCGGAATGTCGAGCCCGGCGCGGCGCAGGCCGGCTCGGATCTGCAACACGCACCCCGGATTGGCGGCCGCGACACAGGTGGCGCCTGTGGCGCGGATGTTGGCGACCTTGCGCTCCTCCAGGCGCTGCGCCATCTCGGGCTCGGTGAGATTGTAGCTGCCGGCGCTGCCACAGCAGGTGTCGGAGTCGGACAACTCCACCAGCTCAAGCCCCGGTATCTGTTTCAGCAACTTCCGCGGTGCCTCACGCAC encodes the following:
- a CDS encoding (Fe-S)-binding protein, with the translated sequence VREAPRKLLKQIPGLELVELSDSDTCCGSAGSYNLTEPEMAQRLEERKVANIRATGATCVAAANPGCVLQIRAGLRRAGLDIPVVHPIELLDQAYRRRSP